A stretch of DNA from Deinococcus detaillensis:
TACGGGACGATTCTGGTCGATCTCGAAACACGGCGACCCGTCGCTCTGCTCGCTGATCGCAAAGCAACGACGCTTCACGTGTGGTTGGAGGCTCACCCAGGGGTTGAGATCGTAACCCGTGACCGATACAAAGCCTTTGCCGATGGGGTGAGTGGCGGCGCACCGCAGGCCCAGCAGGTGCTTGACCGCTTTCACCTGATGCAGAACCTGACTGGGGCGCTTGAAAAAGTCTTCGGTCAATCCAGAATGGCGCTGGAAACGGTCCTGGTGCCGGAAGGGGCGACCCCCCTTCCGGTCGCCCCGCTGCTCGCGGTTCATGACCTCAGTTGCAACCCAGTTATGCCCCTCACCGCAGCACTCCTGGTGCCGCCGGGGTTGCCGACCATATCATCGAAAACCCGGAGACAGCGAAGGATTGAACGCTACGAGCAGATCAAAGCGTGGCACGCTCAGGGTTGGACGATCAGGGTTGGACGATCAGCGCGATCGCTCGTCAGCTTGGGATTGATCGCCGCAGCGTCCGTCGGGCGATCCAGGCCGATGCGTTTCCAGAATTCACGCGCCGAGCCCGGAAACTTGACCCTTACAAAGCGCATCTGATTCAACGCTGGAATGAAGGCTGTCGAACAGGACCTATCTTGTTTGCAGAATTACAGACCCTGGGATATCAGGGCCAACGGACCGCTGTGGGCATTTATCTTCAGCGGCTGCGGCAAGCCCAAGGCTTGCCCAAACGATCGAGAAACGCTCATCCCGATCATCCCCTCCAGCACGTTAATGTGGGCTTGCCCCGATTTTGCGTAGTTGAGGTTAAGCGGCTGTAGCTTGGCGTTCGAAGTCGGCGGGTGTTAAGTAGCCCAGAGACGAGTGGCGGCGCTGGCGGTTGTAAAACACCTCAATGAACTCGAAAATGGCTTGCCTGGCAACCGCTCGGGTTTCGAAGATCGTCTCGTCGAACAGCTCCCGTTTTAGGGAGCTGAAAAAGCTCTCCACAACGGCGTTGTCCCAGCGTTCCCCTTTGCGACTCATACTGCACCGCGCCCGAATCTGAACCAGTGCAGCTTGAAACGAATGACTCGTGTACTGGGTGGATTCAAGCGGTCATCGCAACAGCAGTGTCAACCCCGTGTAGTGCGCGTTCAAAGGCCTCATGAGGGGTCTGCCACCCCAGAACTTTGCGGGGTCTGGCATTTAGCGTCTTCGCTACAGCCTCTAAGTCGTCTGCGCTGTGCAGGCTCAAATCCGTGCCTTTCGGAAAGTATTGGCGTAAGAGGCCATTGGTATTTTCGTTTGTTCCTCTCTGCCAAGGGCTTCGCGGTTCGCAGAAATAGATGCCCACCCCCGTTTCCAGGTGCAGTTGTTCATGCTGACTCATTTCCGCACCCTGATCCCAAGTCAGTGAGCGGCGGAGCTGGGGGGGCACGGTGGTGATCATCCGGGCAATGGCTTCCCGAACGGCCTGAGCACCGTGGCCAGCCAGGGCTGGCCCGTTCTTCACCGGTGACTCCAGACCATGTTCCGGCATCTGGGGCAAGTGAAGCAAGAGGGTGAAGCGCGTGGTGCGCTCCACAAGTGTGCCTATAGATGAGCTGCCCAACCCGAGGATGAGATCCCCCTCCCAGTGTCCGGGCACTTCCCGGTTCGTCACTTCCTCTGTACGCGCCTTGAGCATGACCTCGGGAACGACAAACGTTTTGCCGGGGCTGCACCGGCGTGCCCGCGGCACGCGCAGGGTTCGGCCCATCCGGAGGCAGGCAGTTAAGTCGCGGCCCAACGTGCCACGACCTTCGATATACAGCGCCTGGTAAATGGCCTCGTGACTGATGCGCATGGTGGCGTCATCTGGGAAGTCGAGCCGCAAGCGCTGGGCGATTTGCTCTGGACTCCATGCCGTTGTCCAGCGACGATCTTGTCGCCGCCCATGACGGCGGCCTTTCCAAAGCAC
This window harbors:
- a CDS encoding helix-turn-helix domain-containing protein; its protein translation is MARSGLDDQGWTISAIARQLGIDRRSVRRAIQADAFPEFTRRARKLDPYKAHLIQRWNEGCRTGPILFAELQTLGYQGQRTAVGIYLQRLRQAQGLPKRSRNAHPDHPLQHVNVGLPRFCVVEVKRL
- a CDS encoding IS30 family transposase produces the protein PLSGRCLSFAEREEIALSRAQQLGIREIARRLGRAASTISREVQRNAATRGGGLAYRATTAQWHAERAARRPKPAKLAVNKVLKTYVEDRLSGMLVFATGTPIPGPTVLWKGRRHGRRQDRRWTTAWSPEQIAQRLRLDFPDDATMRISHEAIYQALYIEGRGTLGRDLTACLRMGRTLRVPRARRCSPGKTFVVPEVMLKARTEEVTNREVPGHWEGDLILGLGSSSIGTLVERTTRFTLLLHLPQMPEHGLESPVKNGPALAGHGAQAVREAIARMITTVPPQLRRSLTWDQGAEMSQHEQLHLETGVGIYFCEPRSPWQRGTNENTNGLLRQYFPKGTDLSLHSADDLEAVAKTLNARPRKVLGWQTPHEAFERALHGVDTAVAMTA